Proteins co-encoded in one Dryobates pubescens isolate bDryPub1 chromosome 4, bDryPub1.pri, whole genome shotgun sequence genomic window:
- the TAC1 gene encoding protachykinin-1, translating to MRLPLALAVLLLASAQSLAEEIGTADDLSYWSDWSDGDPVKEELSLPLEHFLQRMARRPRPQQFFGLMGKRDAGHKTDSFVGLMGKRSLNSGSSERSTAQSYERRRK from the exons ATGAGACTCCCGCTGGCTTTGGccgtgctcctgctggcctcggCGCAGTCGCTGGCTGAGGAGATAGGCACCGCCGACGACCTCAGCTACTGGTCCGACTGGTCCGACGGCGACCCGGTGAAG GAGGAGCTGTCGCTGCCCCTGGAGCATTTCCTGCAGAGGATGGCCCGGAGACCCCGGCCCCAGCAGTTCTTCGGCCTCATGGGCAAGCGGGATGCcg GGCATAAAACAGACTCTTTTGTTGGACTTATGGGCAAAAGGTCTTTAAATTCTG GATCCTCTGAaaggagcacagcacagagctatgAACGGAGGCGCAAATGA